From Pseudomonas sp. LS1212, the proteins below share one genomic window:
- the glcF gene encoding glycolate oxidase subunit GlcF — translation MQTTLSERAKSLPRAEEAESILRTCVHCGFCNATCPTYQLLGDELDGPRGRIYLIKQVLEGNEVTEKTQQHLDRCLSCRNCETTCPSGVDFHNLLDIGRAVVDEAVPRSTGQRLLRQGLRTLVPNPGLFKPLLRIGEGLRPLLPQTVQVKLPRRITQALARPTRQHARQVLMLEGCVQPSLSPNTNAATARVLDRLGISVVPISQAGCCGAIDYHLNAQQAGLERARRNIDAWWPAIESGAEAIVQTASGCGAFVKDYGHLLKDDPVYAQKARRVSELSKDLVQVLQNEPLEKLGVHTDLRLAFHCPCTLQHALKLGGAVESVLSRLGFHLTAVPDSHLCCGSAGTYSITQPELSRQLRDNKMNALESGQPQVIVTANIGCQTHLDGAGRTPVRHWIELVEEAIQ, via the coding sequence ATGCAAACCACCTTGAGCGAACGCGCCAAAAGCCTGCCGCGGGCCGAAGAAGCCGAAAGCATTCTGCGCACCTGCGTGCATTGCGGCTTCTGCAATGCCACCTGCCCGACCTACCAGCTGCTCGGCGATGAACTGGATGGCCCGCGCGGGCGCATCTACCTGATAAAGCAGGTGCTGGAAGGCAACGAAGTTACGGAAAAGACCCAACAGCACCTGGACCGCTGCCTGTCCTGCCGCAACTGCGAAACCACCTGCCCGTCCGGCGTCGATTTTCACAACCTGCTCGATATCGGCCGCGCCGTGGTCGATGAAGCGGTGCCGCGCAGCACCGGCCAACGCCTGTTGCGCCAGGGCCTGCGAACACTGGTGCCGAACCCCGGGCTGTTCAAGCCGCTGCTCAGAATCGGCGAAGGCCTGCGCCCACTGCTGCCGCAGACCGTGCAAGTCAAGCTGCCGCGCCGGATAACCCAGGCCTTGGCCCGGCCAACGCGACAGCATGCGCGGCAGGTACTGATGCTCGAGGGCTGCGTACAACCCAGCCTGTCGCCCAACACCAATGCAGCCACGGCACGGGTACTGGACAGGCTGGGCATCAGCGTTGTACCGATCAGCCAGGCCGGCTGCTGTGGCGCCATCGATTACCACTTGAACGCCCAACAGGCCGGCCTCGAGCGCGCCCGACGCAACATCGATGCCTGGTGGCCGGCCATCGAAAGCGGCGCCGAGGCGATTGTGCAGACAGCCAGTGGCTGCGGGGCCTTCGTCAAGGATTATGGGCACCTGCTCAAAGACGACCCGGTCTATGCGCAAAAGGCCCGACGGGTCAGCGAATTGAGCAAGGACCTGGTCCAGGTGCTGCAGAATGAGCCACTGGAAAAGCTCGGCGTACACACTGATCTGCGCCTGGCCTTTCATTGCCCGTGCACCCTGCAGCATGCCCTGAAGCTCGGCGGCGCCGTCGAGAGTGTGCTCTCGCGCCTGGGCTTCCACCTCACCGCCGTGCCCGACAGCCACCTGTGCTGCGGCTCGGCTGGCACCTATTCGATCACCCAGCCCGAACTGTCGCGGCAATTGCGCGACAACAAGATGAACGCCCTGGAAAGCGGCCAGCCGCAAGTCATCGTGACCGCCAACATCGGTTGCCAGACCCACCTCGACGGCGCCGGTCGCACCCCCGTTCGACACTGGATCGAACTGGTCGAAGAAGCCATTCAGTAA
- the glcE gene encoding glycolate oxidase subunit GlcE, with amino-acid sequence MRGQAFTDASADLLEQVCQALHGKIPLRIQGGNSKAFLGRQVPGQRLDTRVHRGIVSYDPTELVITARAGTTLADLNAALDAAGQMLPCEPPYAEAGATLGGVVAAGLSGPRRPWAGSVRDYVLGTRVITGQGKHLRFGGEVMKNVAGYDLSRLMAGSFGCLGLLTEVSLKVLPKPRHCLSIALEMSGEQALLKLAEWGRQPLPISAASHDGHRLHLRLEGGEGSVGAARELLGGELLDPGYWCDLNEQRLAFFRDNRPLWRLSLPTGTSMLALPGAQLIDWAGAQRWLKSEADASAVRAIAEAAGGHATCYGASDSPFQPLPAALLRYHCQLKAQLDPQGIFNPGRLYAEV; translated from the coding sequence ATGCGTGGCCAAGCGTTCACCGATGCCAGCGCCGACCTGCTCGAACAAGTCTGCCAGGCCTTGCATGGAAAAATCCCGCTGCGCATCCAGGGTGGCAACAGCAAGGCCTTTCTCGGCCGTCAGGTACCTGGCCAGCGGCTCGACACCCGCGTGCACCGCGGCATCGTCAGTTACGACCCGACCGAGCTGGTGATCACCGCCCGCGCCGGCACAACGCTGGCAGACCTGAACGCGGCGCTGGACGCGGCCGGGCAAATGCTGCCGTGCGAACCGCCCTATGCCGAGGCCGGCGCCACCCTCGGCGGCGTGGTTGCTGCCGGGCTTTCCGGGCCACGGCGCCCCTGGGCCGGTTCGGTGCGCGATTACGTGCTGGGGACCCGGGTGATTACCGGCCAGGGCAAACACTTGCGCTTTGGCGGCGAAGTGATGAAGAACGTCGCCGGCTACGACCTGTCGCGGCTGATGGCGGGCAGCTTCGGCTGCCTGGGGCTGTTGACCGAGGTTTCGCTCAAGGTCCTGCCCAAGCCCCGTCATTGCCTGAGCATCGCCCTGGAAATGAGTGGCGAGCAGGCCTTGTTGAAACTCGCCGAATGGGGCCGGCAACCGCTGCCGATCAGTGCCGCCAGCCACGACGGGCACCGGCTGCATCTGCGCCTGGAAGGTGGCGAAGGCTCGGTTGGCGCGGCCCGGGAGCTGCTCGGCGGCGAGTTGCTCGACCCTGGCTATTGGTGTGACCTGAACGAACAGCGCCTGGCGTTCTTCCGTGACAACCGCCCACTTTGGCGCCTGTCGCTGCCGACCGGCACCAGCATGCTGGCCCTGCCCGGCGCGCAATTGATCGATTGGGCCGGCGCCCAGCGCTGGTTGAAGTCCGAGGCCGACGCCAGCGCCGTTCGTGCAATCGCCGAGGCCGCCGGTGGTCATGCGACCTGCTATGGCGCCAGCGACAGCCCCTTCCAGCCACTGCCTGCAGCATTGCTGCGTTACCACTGCCAGCTCAAGGCGCAACTCGACCCGCAAGGGATCTTCAACCCGGGCCGGTTGTACGCGGAGGTCTGA
- the glcD gene encoding glycolate oxidase subunit GlcD — protein sequence MNILYDERVDGVLPNTDKAALLQALREQLPDLEVLHDREELKPYECDGLSAYRTTPMLVALPRSIEQVEKLLKLCHQWQVPVVARGAGTGLSAGALPLEKGVLLVMARFNRILEINPAGRFARVQPGVCNLAISQAAAPHGLYYAPDPSSQIACSIGGNVAENAGGVHCLKYGLTVHNLLKLEVLTVDGERLTLGSDALDTPGFDLLALFTGSEGMLGVITEVTVKLLPRPQVAKVLLASFDSVEKAGRAVGDIIAAGIIPGGLEMMDNLAIRAAEDFIHAGYPVDAEAILLCELDGVEADVQDDCNRVREVLVKAGATEVRQARDEAERVKFWAGRKNAFPAIGRLSPDYYCMDGTIPRRELPGVLKAISALSAEYGLRVANVFHAGDGNMHPLILFDANQPGELDRTEALGGKILELCVQVGGSITGEHGVGREKINQMCAQFNSDELTLFHAVKAAFDPSGLLNPGKNIPTLHRCAEFGAMHVHMGKLPFPELERF from the coding sequence ATGAATATCCTTTACGACGAACGCGTCGACGGAGTCCTGCCAAACACCGACAAGGCGGCACTGCTGCAGGCACTGCGCGAACAGCTGCCCGATCTGGAAGTCCTCCATGATCGCGAGGAACTCAAGCCGTACGAGTGCGACGGTCTCTCGGCCTATCGCACCACACCGATGCTGGTAGCGCTGCCACGCTCCATTGAACAGGTCGAAAAACTGCTCAAGCTCTGCCATCAATGGCAGGTGCCCGTGGTCGCACGAGGTGCCGGCACCGGCCTGTCCGCCGGCGCCCTGCCGCTGGAGAAAGGCGTGCTGCTGGTCATGGCGCGCTTCAATCGGATTCTCGAAATAAACCCGGCCGGACGCTTCGCCCGCGTACAGCCTGGCGTGTGCAATCTGGCCATTTCCCAGGCGGCCGCGCCCCATGGCTTGTACTACGCACCGGACCCTTCTTCGCAGATCGCCTGCTCGATCGGCGGCAATGTGGCCGAAAATGCCGGTGGCGTGCATTGCCTCAAGTACGGCCTGACCGTGCACAACCTGCTCAAGCTGGAGGTTCTCACCGTCGACGGCGAACGCCTGACCCTGGGCAGTGACGCCCTGGATACGCCTGGCTTCGACCTGCTGGCCCTGTTCACCGGCTCCGAAGGCATGCTCGGGGTCATCACCGAAGTTACCGTGAAGCTGCTGCCCAGGCCGCAGGTGGCCAAGGTATTGCTGGCCAGTTTCGATTCAGTGGAGAAAGCCGGCCGTGCGGTGGGCGACATCATCGCCGCCGGCATCATCCCCGGCGGCCTGGAGATGATGGACAACCTGGCGATTCGCGCCGCCGAAGACTTCATCCACGCCGGCTACCCGGTAGACGCCGAAGCCATCCTGCTGTGCGAACTCGACGGCGTCGAAGCCGACGTGCAGGATGATTGCAACAGGGTTCGCGAGGTACTGGTCAAGGCTGGCGCCACCGAAGTACGCCAGGCCCGCGACGAAGCCGAGCGCGTGAAATTCTGGGCCGGGCGCAAGAATGCCTTCCCGGCCATCGGGCGCCTGTCGCCGGACTACTACTGCATGGATGGCACCATCCCGCGCCGCGAGTTGCCGGGGGTGCTCAAGGCCATCAGCGCACTGTCGGCCGAATACGGCCTGCGCGTGGCCAACGTGTTCCATGCCGGCGACGGCAACATGCACCCCTTGATTCTGTTCGACGCCAACCAGCCCGGTGAGCTGGACAGGACCGAGGCCCTGGGCGGCAAGATCCTCGAACTGTGCGTGCAAGTTGGCGGCAGCATCACCGGCGAACACGGCGTGGGGCGCGAGAAAATCAACCAGATGTGTGCCCAGTTCAACAGCGACGAGCTGACCCTGTTCCATGCCGTCAAGGCGGCCTTCGACCCGAGCGGCCTGCTCAACCCCGGCAAGAACATTCCGACCCTGCATCGCTGCGCCGAGTTCGGCGCCATGCATGTGCACATGGGCAAGCTGCCCTTCCCCGAACTGGAGCGTTTCTGA
- a CDS encoding OprD family porin, which produces MVRSELEGNPGAIRTSKLAALRASGEEGKEWEWATDVAYVLQDGPLKSLGLRWRYATNRSDYADSADEHRVILSYVVNF; this is translated from the coding sequence GTGGTTCGTAGCGAACTGGAAGGCAATCCTGGCGCCATTCGCACCAGCAAGTTGGCTGCGTTACGCGCCAGTGGCGAGGAGGGCAAGGAATGGGAGTGGGCGACGGACGTCGCGTATGTGCTGCAGGATGGGCCGTTGAAGAGCCTGGGGTTGCGCTGGCGTTATGCGACGAATCGGTCCGATTATGCCGATAGTGCGGATGAGCATCGGGTGATTTTGAGTTATGTGGTGAATTTTTGA
- a CDS encoding MurR/RpiR family transcriptional regulator codes for MTQAPAALPDTVTGLKQLLDVIERREVDIALGSSSRRVLMALLESPQRAAVSSISELAEQLDVNASTLSRLAQRLGYGGFSKLQDVFRREITEGKHFYSDQASRLVVNAGDADSLNQLTRLGRQESANIASMIEQVEPAVFVQAVELLASAHRVRIHGMRQFNSLALFMSYGLGMLRPDVSALDSSRQGVADALAQLEESDVLVVSSCFPYTPSVLATAEVAARHGIKVIALTDSASSPLAKVALHSFYVPNHSLFFSNSMCAFMLLAQGLLSAVAAKLGEAAVSALKHREALIDELNASL; via the coding sequence ATGACCCAAGCCCCGGCAGCATTGCCCGACACCGTGACCGGCCTCAAGCAGCTGCTCGACGTCATCGAGCGACGCGAGGTCGACATCGCCCTGGGCAGCAGCTCACGGCGTGTGCTGATGGCGCTGCTGGAGTCACCGCAACGGGCAGCAGTGTCGTCGATCAGCGAACTGGCCGAGCAATTGGACGTCAACGCCTCGACCCTGTCACGCCTGGCGCAGCGCCTGGGCTATGGCGGCTTCAGCAAACTGCAGGACGTGTTTCGCCGGGAGATCACCGAAGGCAAGCACTTCTACAGTGACCAGGCTTCGCGGCTGGTGGTCAATGCCGGGGACGCGGACAGCCTCAACCAGCTCACGCGCCTGGGCCGCCAGGAAAGCGCGAACATCGCCAGCATGATCGAACAGGTGGAGCCTGCGGTGTTTGTCCAGGCCGTCGAGTTGCTGGCCAGCGCCCACCGCGTCAGGATCCACGGCATGCGCCAATTCAATTCGCTGGCGCTGTTCATGTCCTATGGGCTGGGCATGCTGCGCCCGGACGTCTCGGCGCTGGATTCCAGCCGCCAGGGCGTGGCAGATGCCCTGGCACAACTCGAAGAGAGCGACGTACTGGTGGTGTCCAGTTGCTTTCCGTACACCCCCAGTGTCCTGGCCACGGCCGAAGTGGCTGCGCGCCACGGGATCAAGGTGATCGCCCTGACCGATTCGGCCAGCTCACCGTTGGCCAAGGTCGCGCTGCACAGTTTCTATGTGCCGAACCACAGTTTGTTCTTCAGCAATAGCATGTGTGCGTTCATGCTGCTGGCGCAGGGGTTGTTGAGTGCGGTGGCTGCCAAGCTCGGGGAAGCGGCGGTTTCGGCGCTCAAGCATCGTGAGGCGTTGATTGATGAGTTGAATGCTTCGTTGTGA
- a CDS encoding C45 family peptidase — MTLSNIQLAGSAEAIGHGLGVFGREAVLRHLRPLPLWQHLASLAHTPGALLMRDTVRAEFPRYWQEIEGLAAGLQLPVAEVFMWNCRGDYVYSQSVDGCTTVFSPVPGGTLIAHNEDGFPQLRGYCAILEARPDAGLAFTSFVYPGSIPGHTFAVNERGLVATVNNIRPAEIPRGIPRQVLGRATLDATSIDEAIAVVTRKDRAGAFHHAFGQAGSRRLVSVEASAQASSVTAIEQPAGHSNHLISPSLSQVRQRITASSGARQQCVDQRLQALKADFSADAALSILRDTSGGGLPVYRSAVDDPDDENTLATALFLIGPGAVEWQVHARQTIDRPDAHGIVSIPQ, encoded by the coding sequence ATGACCTTGTCAAATATCCAACTGGCCGGCAGCGCCGAGGCCATCGGCCACGGCCTGGGCGTCTTCGGCCGCGAGGCGGTGCTCAGGCACTTGCGCCCCCTGCCCCTCTGGCAACACCTGGCTTCGCTGGCACACACCCCAGGCGCCTTGCTGATGCGCGATACGGTACGCGCCGAGTTCCCGCGCTACTGGCAGGAAATCGAAGGCCTGGCAGCCGGCTTGCAGTTGCCGGTCGCGGAAGTCTTCATGTGGAACTGTCGGGGCGACTACGTCTACAGCCAGAGCGTCGATGGCTGCACCACGGTCTTCAGCCCAGTGCCGGGCGGCACGCTGATTGCCCATAACGAGGACGGTTTCCCGCAACTACGCGGCTACTGCGCAATCCTCGAGGCCAGGCCGGACGCAGGGCTGGCCTTCACCAGCTTCGTCTATCCCGGTTCGATTCCCGGCCATACCTTTGCGGTGAACGAGCGGGGGCTGGTGGCGACCGTCAATAATATCCGCCCGGCTGAAATTCCCCGCGGCATCCCCCGGCAAGTGCTCGGGCGCGCCACGCTCGACGCCACCAGCATTGACGAGGCGATTGCCGTGGTCACCCGCAAGGACCGCGCCGGGGCCTTTCATCATGCCTTCGGCCAGGCTGGCAGCCGTCGCCTGGTCAGTGTCGAAGCCAGCGCCCAAGCCAGCAGCGTCACGGCAATCGAGCAACCGGCCGGGCACTCGAACCATCTGATTTCGCCGTCGCTCAGCCAGGTACGACAGCGCATCACCGCGAGCTCCGGTGCCAGGCAGCAATGCGTCGACCAACGCCTGCAAGCCTTGAAGGCCGACTTCAGTGCCGATGCCGCGCTGAGCATCCTGCGCGATACCTCTGGCGGCGGGCTGCCGGTCTACCGCAGCGCCGTGGACGATCCAGACGATGAAAACACTTTGGCCACCGCGCTCTTCTTGATTGGCCCTGGCGCGGTAGAATGGCAAGTTCACGCTCGCCAGACGATCGATCGCCCGGACGCACATGGCATCGTGTCGATACCCCAATAG
- the glnQ gene encoding glutamine ABC transporter ATP-binding protein GlnQ — MIEFKNVDKHFGSTKVLHNIDLKIASGEVVVIIGPSGSGKSTLLRCINKLEEITSGQLIVDGLMVNDPKVDERLIRQEAGMVFQQFHLFPQMTALQNVAFGPIRVRGSTRKDAEILAAQLLAKVGLADRAGHYPSELSGGQQQRVAIARALAVKPKMMLFDEPTSALDPELRHEVLTVMKALAEEGMTMVIVTHEVDFARKVATRLIFIDKGRIAEDGPPAELIANPPSARLREFLQHVS; from the coding sequence ATGATCGAATTCAAGAATGTCGACAAGCATTTCGGCAGCACCAAGGTGCTGCACAATATCGATCTGAAGATTGCCAGCGGCGAAGTGGTGGTCATCATCGGTCCCTCGGGCTCGGGCAAATCGACGCTGCTGCGCTGCATCAACAAGCTCGAAGAAATCACCAGCGGGCAATTGATCGTCGACGGCTTGATGGTCAACGACCCCAAGGTCGATGAGCGTCTGATCCGCCAGGAGGCCGGCATGGTCTTCCAGCAGTTCCACCTGTTTCCGCAGATGACCGCACTGCAAAACGTCGCCTTTGGCCCGATCCGGGTACGCGGCAGCACCCGCAAGGATGCCGAAATCCTGGCCGCGCAATTGCTGGCCAAGGTCGGCCTGGCCGATCGCGCCGGCCACTACCCTTCCGAGCTGTCGGGCGGGCAGCAGCAACGGGTGGCCATCGCCCGGGCCCTGGCGGTCAAGCCGAAAATGATGCTGTTCGATGAGCCCACCTCGGCGCTCGACCCGGAGCTGCGCCATGAAGTGCTCACCGTCATGAAGGCACTGGCCGAGGAAGGCATGACCATGGTGATCGTGACCCACGAAGTGGACTTTGCGCGTAAGGTCGCCACCCGGCTGATCTTCATCGACAAGGGCCGCATCGCCGAAGACGGCCCGCCCGCCGAGCTGATCGCCAATCCGCCCAGTGCACGCCTGCGTGAATTTCTCCAACACGTTTCCTGA
- the glnP gene encoding glutamine ABC transporter permease GlnP has protein sequence MHFQWNAIWDALPVLLEGARLTLWISILGLIGGAIIGVVAGFARAYGGFISSRLALVFIELIRGTPIMVQVMFIYFALPLMIPVRIDPFSAAVVTIMLNSGAYIAEITRGAVLSINRGFREAGLALGLSKRDTLRYVIAPLAFRRMIPALGNQWIVSIKDTSLFIVIGVAELTRQGQEVIAGNFRAMEIWSAVAIIYLFITLVLSYTLRRMETRLKIL, from the coding sequence ATGCACTTCCAATGGAACGCCATCTGGGATGCGCTGCCGGTCTTGCTTGAAGGCGCCAGGCTCACCCTGTGGATCTCGATCCTGGGCCTTATCGGTGGCGCCATCATCGGCGTGGTCGCGGGTTTCGCCCGCGCCTACGGCGGTTTCATCAGCAGCCGACTCGCGCTGGTCTTCATCGAACTGATCCGTGGCACACCAATCATGGTGCAGGTCATGTTCATTTACTTCGCCCTGCCGCTGATGATTCCCGTGCGTATCGATCCGTTCAGCGCCGCGGTCGTCACCATCATGCTCAACTCCGGGGCCTATATCGCCGAGATCACCCGTGGCGCGGTGCTGTCGATCAACCGGGGCTTTCGCGAGGCGGGCCTTGCCCTTGGCCTGTCGAAACGCGACACCTTGCGCTATGTCATCGCGCCCCTGGCATTCCGCCGGATGATCCCGGCCCTGGGCAACCAGTGGATTGTCAGCATCAAGGACACTTCGCTGTTCATCGTCATCGGCGTTGCCGAACTGACGCGTCAGGGCCAGGAAGTCATTGCCGGTAATTTCCGGGCGATGGAGATCTGGTCGGCGGTGGCCATCATTTATCTGTTCATCACCCTGGTACTGAGCTACACCCTGCGGCGCATGGAAACGAGGTTGAAAATCCTATGA
- the glnH gene encoding glutamine ABC transporter substrate-binding protein GlnH yields MKKFLKASLAAMALVAASGTFAAGKELLVATDTAFVPFEFKQGNEYVGFDIDLWAAIAKEMGVTYKLKPMDFNGIIPALQTRNVDLALAGITIKEERKQAIDFSDGYYDSGFLLMVKSDNDSIKGEADIAGKTLAVKSGTSSADYAKANLKAQDLRQFPNIDNAYLELRTGRVDAAMHDTPNVLYYIKTAGEGQVKAVGQQMMAQQYGIAFPKGSELREQVNAALKTIRANGTYAQIYQKWFGTEPQ; encoded by the coding sequence ATGAAGAAATTCCTGAAGGCCTCGCTGGCTGCCATGGCACTGGTCGCCGCATCGGGCACTTTTGCCGCCGGCAAGGAACTGCTGGTGGCGACCGACACGGCGTTCGTTCCCTTCGAGTTCAAGCAAGGCAACGAGTACGTCGGTTTCGACATCGATCTCTGGGCGGCCATCGCCAAGGAGATGGGTGTGACCTACAAGCTCAAACCCATGGATTTCAACGGCATCATCCCGGCCCTGCAAACCCGCAACGTCGACCTGGCCCTGGCCGGTATCACCATCAAGGAAGAGCGCAAGCAAGCCATTGACTTCTCCGATGGCTATTACGACAGCGGCTTTTTGCTGATGGTCAAGAGCGACAACGACAGCATCAAGGGCGAGGCCGATATCGCCGGCAAGACCCTGGCGGTCAAGAGCGGCACTTCCTCGGCAGACTACGCCAAGGCCAATCTCAAGGCCCAGGACCTGCGCCAGTTTCCGAACATCGACAACGCCTACCTGGAACTGCGTACCGGCCGGGTCGATGCCGCCATGCACGACACCCCTAACGTCCTCTACTACATCAAGACCGCCGGCGAAGGCCAGGTCAAGGCTGTGGGCCAGCAAATGATGGCGCAGCAATACGGCATCGCTTTCCCCAAGGGCAGTGAGTTGCGCGAACAGGTCAATGCGGCGCTCAAGACGATCCGCGCAAACGGTACCTACGCGCAGATCTACCAGAAGTGGTTCGGCACCGAGCCGCAATAA
- a CDS encoding aspartate aminotransferase family protein, giving the protein MSHVFHRSLTQSYPTAVKGDGPYLIDSEGRRYLDASGGAAVSCLGHSDPQVIEAIRQQVGQLAYAHTSFFTTEVMEELADFLIARAPEGLESVYFVSGGSEAIEAALKLARQYFIEIGQPQRKHLIARRQSYHGNTLGALATGGNEWRRRQFEPLLIGVSHVSPCYAYREQHAGETPEAMGVRLAAELEAEILYLGSENVMAFVAEPVVGATLGAVTAVPGYFKRIREVCDRHGVLLILDEVMCGMGRTGTLFAAEQEGITADLVTIAKGLGAGYQPIGATLVSKKIRDAIANGSGFFQHGHTYIGHATACAAALAVQKAIESRGLLARVETLGAGLQARLIDALGTHRHVGDIRGRGLFQGIELVADRDTKAPFDPSLKVHARLKRAAMAEGLMCYPMGGTVDGQYGDHILLAPPFILDETHLDEIADKLLNALNSTLKTL; this is encoded by the coding sequence ATGAGCCACGTCTTTCATCGCAGCCTCACGCAAAGCTACCCAACGGCCGTCAAAGGCGATGGCCCCTACTTGATCGACAGCGAGGGTCGGCGCTACCTGGATGCGAGCGGCGGCGCCGCCGTGTCGTGCCTTGGGCACAGCGACCCGCAGGTGATCGAAGCGATACGCCAGCAGGTCGGGCAACTGGCCTATGCGCATACCTCCTTCTTCACCACCGAGGTGATGGAGGAACTGGCCGATTTCCTCATCGCCAGGGCGCCTGAAGGCCTTGAATCGGTGTATTTCGTCTCCGGTGGCTCGGAGGCCATCGAAGCGGCATTGAAGCTGGCACGCCAATACTTCATCGAGATCGGCCAGCCACAGCGCAAGCATTTGATTGCCCGTCGTCAGAGTTATCACGGCAACACGCTCGGCGCGCTGGCCACCGGCGGCAACGAATGGCGCCGCCGCCAGTTCGAACCGCTGCTCATTGGTGTCAGCCATGTCAGCCCGTGCTACGCCTACCGCGAACAACACGCCGGGGAAACCCCCGAGGCGATGGGCGTGCGCCTGGCTGCCGAGCTTGAAGCAGAGATACTGTACCTGGGCAGCGAGAACGTGATGGCGTTCGTTGCCGAGCCGGTGGTGGGTGCTACCCTGGGGGCGGTCACTGCGGTTCCGGGTTATTTCAAGCGCATCCGTGAAGTCTGCGACCGTCACGGCGTATTGTTGATCCTCGATGAAGTGATGTGCGGCATGGGCCGCACCGGTACGCTGTTCGCCGCCGAGCAGGAAGGCATCACCGCCGACCTCGTCACCATTGCCAAGGGCCTGGGGGCAGGCTATCAGCCCATCGGCGCGACGCTGGTCAGCAAGAAGATCCGCGATGCCATCGCCAATGGTTCCGGGTTCTTCCAGCACGGGCATACCTATATCGGCCATGCCACTGCCTGTGCCGCCGCGCTGGCGGTGCAGAAAGCCATCGAGTCGCGTGGTTTGCTGGCTCGGGTCGAGACCCTGGGAGCCGGTTTGCAGGCGCGCCTGATCGACGCCCTGGGCACGCATCGACATGTCGGCGATATTCGTGGCCGGGGGCTGTTCCAAGGGATTGAGCTGGTGGCCGATCGGGACACGAAAGCCCCGTTCGATCCGTCATTGAAAGTGCATGCGAGGCTCAAGAGAGCAGCCATGGCCGAGGGCCTGATGTGCTATCCGATGGGCGGCACGGTGGACGGCCAATACGGTGACCATATCCTCCTGGCGCCGCCTTTCATCCTCGATGAAACCCATCTGGATGAAATTGCCGACAAACTGCTGAACGCGCTGAACAGCACGCTCAAGACCCTTTAA
- a CDS encoding carboxymuconolactone decarboxylase family protein has protein sequence MTIQSRLSALTEAQMDDAQRAVLKDILSGPRGNLDGPFLAWIHSPQLADHAQRLGAFCRYGTRLELRLSELAILFTAAWWQSQAEWQIHEPIARQAGVSDAVIEALRRQATPEFEHEDERLIYRLGESLYRQRRVDDALYRQAVEAFGEPAVVELVGVFGYYALVAMTLNVFAVRRYTDAPLPFAEP, from the coding sequence ATGACTATTCAATCGCGCCTGAGCGCCTTGACCGAAGCGCAGATGGACGATGCCCAGCGCGCCGTCCTCAAGGACATTCTCAGTGGCCCGCGAGGCAACCTGGACGGCCCGTTCCTGGCCTGGATCCATAGCCCGCAACTGGCTGACCATGCCCAACGCCTTGGCGCATTCTGTCGCTATGGCACGCGCCTGGAATTGCGCCTGAGCGAACTGGCGATCCTGTTCACCGCAGCCTGGTGGCAGTCCCAGGCCGAGTGGCAGATTCATGAGCCGATAGCCCGCCAGGCCGGGGTTTCGGACGCTGTCATCGAGGCGTTGCGCCGGCAGGCCACCCCTGAATTCGAACACGAAGACGAACGCTTGATTTACCGCTTGGGGGAGTCGTTGTATCGCCAGCGTCGGGTCGACGATGCGCTGTATCGGCAAGCTGTGGAAGCCTTTGGCGAACCGGCGGTGGTCGAGTTGGTAGGCGTCTTCGGCTATTACGCGCTGGTGGCCATGACACTCAACGTGTTCGCCGTGCGCCGCTATACGGATGCGCCGCTGCCGTTTGCCGAGCCTTGA